The following coding sequences lie in one Burkholderia cepacia genomic window:
- a CDS encoding PLP-dependent aminotransferase family protein → MNPSDLHPPHWQLSERARKLTSSAIREILKVTERPEVISFAGGLPAPSTFPAERMRAAADRVLRDAPAAALQYSATEGYLPLREWIAERYSVRTSQVLITTGSQQALDLLGKALVDPGSPILVETPTYLGALQSFSLYEPRYVQVPTDEQGLLPEGLTPELTQGARLLYAQPNFQNPTGRRMPVERRRALAAFAQSSPFPVLEDDPYGALNYRGEPLPTMLSMAPDHVVHLGTFSKVLAPGLRIGYIIAPEELHFKLVQAKQATDLHTPTLTQRIAHEVIKDGFLDEHIPTIRALYSAQCDAMLGALERHMPEGVTWNRPEGGMFIWVNLPAQIDSMKLLAAAVDDHVAFVPGAPFFADNAQQNTLRLSFVTVPPEKIEEGVARLGKLLRERL, encoded by the coding sequence ATGAATCCGAGCGACCTGCATCCGCCGCACTGGCAGCTTTCCGAACGCGCCCGCAAGCTGACGAGCTCTGCGATCCGCGAAATCCTGAAGGTCACGGAACGCCCCGAGGTCATCTCGTTCGCCGGCGGCCTGCCCGCCCCCTCGACGTTCCCGGCCGAGCGCATGCGCGCCGCCGCCGACCGCGTGCTGCGCGACGCGCCGGCCGCCGCGCTCCAGTACAGCGCGACCGAAGGCTACCTGCCGCTGCGTGAATGGATCGCCGAGCGCTACAGCGTGCGCACGTCGCAGGTGCTGATCACGACCGGCTCGCAGCAAGCGCTCGACCTGCTCGGCAAGGCGCTCGTCGATCCGGGCAGCCCGATCCTCGTCGAAACGCCGACCTACCTCGGCGCGCTGCAGTCGTTCTCGCTGTACGAGCCGCGCTACGTGCAGGTGCCGACCGACGAACAGGGCCTGCTGCCGGAGGGCCTGACGCCCGAACTCACCCAAGGCGCGCGCCTGCTGTACGCGCAGCCGAACTTCCAGAACCCGACCGGCCGCCGCATGCCCGTCGAGCGCCGCCGCGCGCTCGCCGCGTTCGCGCAGTCGAGCCCGTTCCCGGTGCTGGAAGACGATCCGTACGGCGCACTGAACTACCGTGGCGAACCGCTGCCGACGATGCTGTCGATGGCGCCCGACCACGTCGTGCACCTCGGCACGTTCTCGAAGGTGCTCGCGCCGGGCCTGCGGATCGGCTACATCATCGCGCCCGAAGAACTCCACTTCAAGCTGGTTCAGGCCAAGCAGGCCACCGACCTGCACACGCCGACGCTCACGCAGCGCATCGCGCACGAAGTGATCAAGGACGGCTTCCTCGACGAGCACATCCCGACGATCCGCGCGCTGTACAGCGCGCAGTGCGACGCGATGCTCGGCGCGCTCGAGCGCCACATGCCGGAAGGCGTCACGTGGAACCGCCCGGAAGGCGGGATGTTCATCTGGGTGAACCTGCCCGCGCAGATCGACAGCATGAAGCTGCTCGCCGCGGCCGTCGACGACCATGTCGCCTTCGTGCCGGGCGCGCCGTTCTTCGCGGACAACGCACAGCAGAACACGCTGCGCCTGTCGTTCGTGACGGTGCCGCCCGAGAAGATCGAGGAAGGCGTCGCGCGACTCGGCAAGCTGCTGCGCGAACGTCTCTGA
- a CDS encoding chromate transporter produces the protein MTTVEVEATARVEEAQASLWALFKVVAGISAISWGGLSMMAQLERHYVERLQRIEPHVFGDLVALAWLVPGPVGCNVAVQVGQTLHGRAGAWVAGIASVLPFSILMTLFAIFYQTPLVRSLAAPMLINHFGMVLAALIGVTWVKQLRSLARTRLEQLIAALSTILLAFAHSPAAFVGILFAAFAAGWLTGPTQRDAVDFTLSKRDRNLLVLLGVLVVLFAVPLPGDYQAQLLWPRLAGAGMTLFGGGFSALPVLKTLFVSPATGISDHDFTLAFALSPVAPGPLLNVVPFLGYLTDGWVGALLATAALFIPSGCLVVFAQNHLFRLKRHARFEHGMRLLRAATTGFLVVAVVKILHREPADPVYWLTGAFATLCFTRFKVPVYAVYGAVAVACSVWLWAAAR, from the coding sequence ATGACAACCGTCGAAGTCGAAGCGACCGCTCGTGTCGAAGAGGCACAGGCATCCCTGTGGGCCTTGTTCAAGGTCGTCGCCGGCATTTCTGCGATCTCGTGGGGCGGGCTTTCGATGATGGCGCAACTCGAACGCCACTACGTTGAACGGCTGCAGCGCATCGAACCGCACGTATTCGGCGATCTTGTCGCGCTCGCCTGGCTCGTGCCGGGCCCCGTCGGCTGCAATGTGGCAGTGCAGGTCGGCCAGACGCTGCACGGCCGCGCCGGCGCATGGGTCGCCGGTATCGCGAGCGTGCTGCCGTTCTCGATCCTGATGACGCTGTTCGCGATCTTTTATCAGACGCCGCTCGTGCGCTCGCTGGCGGCGCCGATGCTGATCAATCACTTCGGGATGGTGCTCGCCGCGCTGATCGGCGTCACATGGGTCAAGCAGTTGCGCTCGCTCGCGCGCACGCGGCTCGAACAGTTGATCGCCGCGCTGTCGACGATTCTGCTCGCTTTCGCACATAGTCCCGCCGCTTTCGTCGGAATTCTCTTCGCTGCGTTTGCAGCGGGCTGGCTGACGGGGCCGACCCAACGCGACGCGGTCGATTTCACGCTGTCGAAGCGCGACCGCAACCTGCTCGTGCTGCTCGGCGTGCTCGTCGTGCTGTTCGCGGTGCCGCTGCCGGGCGATTACCAGGCGCAGCTGTTGTGGCCGCGCCTCGCGGGTGCCGGCATGACGCTGTTCGGCGGCGGTTTTTCCGCCCTGCCGGTGCTCAAGACGCTGTTCGTGTCGCCCGCAACGGGCATCTCCGATCACGACTTCACGCTGGCGTTCGCGCTGTCGCCGGTAGCGCCGGGGCCGCTGCTGAACGTTGTGCCGTTTCTCGGCTACCTGACGGACGGCTGGGTCGGCGCGCTGCTCGCGACGGCCGCGCTGTTCATTCCGTCGGGGTGCCTCGTCGTGTTTGCGCAGAACCACCTGTTCCGGCTCAAGCGCCACGCGCGCTTCGAACACGGGATGCGCCTGCTGCGCGCGGCGACGACGGGCTTTCTCGTCGTCGCCGTCGTGAAGATCCTGCACCGCGAGCCGGCCGACCCCGTTTACTGGCTGACGGGCGCCTTCGCGACGCTGTGCTTCACGCGCTTCAAGGTGCCCGTCTATGCCGTCTACGGCGCGGTCGCCGTGGCGTGCAGCGTGTGGTTGTGGGCCGCCGCGCGCTGA
- a CDS encoding VOC family protein: MPARSLTLDHLVIAARTLDEGVRHVADALGIEPAGGGRHPLMRTHNALFGAWGGLYLEVIAIDPDAPAPGDGTKPPRARLFGLDDPAMHARLAQGPFLAHWVARVDRPRQLALWQSQYPARIAPVVAMSRGDLRWGLTVPDDGSFPAWQGSGDGLAPSLIQWDSPRHPAESLPGDGVALKALKGTHPHADVIREQLDWLGAAHLLDLEADEGPPALVAEFDTPQGARTLR; the protein is encoded by the coding sequence ATGCCAGCCCGCTCCCTGACACTCGACCATCTCGTGATCGCCGCGCGCACGCTCGACGAAGGCGTTCGCCATGTCGCCGACGCACTCGGCATCGAACCGGCAGGCGGCGGCCGTCACCCGCTGATGCGGACCCACAATGCGCTGTTCGGCGCGTGGGGCGGGCTCTACCTCGAAGTGATCGCGATCGACCCCGACGCACCGGCGCCAGGCGACGGCACAAAGCCGCCGCGCGCGCGGCTGTTCGGTCTCGACGATCCGGCGATGCACGCACGGCTCGCGCAGGGCCCGTTTCTCGCGCACTGGGTCGCGCGGGTCGACCGCCCGCGCCAGCTTGCCCTGTGGCAGAGCCAGTACCCGGCCCGTATCGCGCCGGTGGTCGCGATGAGTCGCGGCGACCTGCGCTGGGGCCTCACGGTGCCCGACGACGGCAGCTTCCCCGCGTGGCAGGGCTCGGGCGACGGGCTCGCGCCGTCGCTGATCCAGTGGGACAGCCCACGCCACCCGGCCGAATCGCTGCCGGGCGACGGTGTCGCGCTGAAGGCGCTCAAGGGCACCCACCCGCATGCCGACGTCATCCGCGAGCAGCTCGACTGGCTCGGCGCCGCCCACCTGCTCGATCTCGAGGCGGATGAAGGCCCGCCCGCGCTCGTCGCCGAATTCGACACGCCACAGGGCGCACGCACGCTGCGCTGA
- a CDS encoding multidrug/biocide efflux PACE transporter, which produces MKQMNKTVTERLLHALTFELVAIALCAPIGAWLLDMPVSHVGVLTLMVSLIAMAWNMAFNTLFDRFERRAGLKRTLGMRIAHAVMFELGLVAMVVPVAAWWLNVSLVEALLLDLGIVLFFLPYTFCFNLAYDALRARWMARRVAVQAG; this is translated from the coding sequence ATGAAACAGATGAACAAAACGGTAACGGAACGGCTGCTGCACGCACTGACGTTCGAACTGGTCGCGATCGCGCTGTGTGCGCCGATCGGCGCGTGGCTGCTGGATATGCCGGTGTCGCACGTCGGCGTGCTGACCCTGATGGTGTCGCTGATCGCGATGGCGTGGAACATGGCGTTCAACACGCTGTTCGACCGCTTCGAGCGGCGTGCGGGATTGAAGCGCACGCTCGGCATGCGGATCGCGCACGCAGTCATGTTCGAACTCGGTCTCGTCGCGATGGTGGTGCCGGTGGCCGCGTGGTGGCTGAACGTGAGCCTCGTCGAGGCACTGCTGCTCGACCTCGGCATCGTGCTGTTCTTCCTGCCTTATACGTTCTGCTTCAACCTCGCGTACGACGCGCTGCGGGCCCGCTGGATGGCGCGCCGGGTCGCGGTGCAGGCCGGTTGA
- a CDS encoding DMT family transporter: protein MNSRETRGMLLGLIGVMIFSLTLPMTRIVVSELNPLLNGLGRALAAAVPAGLLLWWRREALPTRAQLKSLAITSAGVIIAYPVFSAWAMKSVPASHGAVVNGLQPLFVALYAAWLSHERPSKAFWASAVAGSALVIAFALRDGGGTLQAGDALMLVAVGIGALGYAEGARLARQIGGWQVICWALVVSAPFLVLPVGWLAWMQHAAHPGPLALRTWLAFGYVTLFSQFIGFFAWYAGLAMGGIARVGQVQLLQIFFTIAFSALLFGETVTSSTWLFAAAVIATVVLGRRSAVATAPRPARAG, encoded by the coding sequence ATGAATTCGCGCGAAACCCGGGGCATGCTGCTCGGCCTGATCGGCGTGATGATCTTCAGCCTGACGCTGCCGATGACGCGCATCGTCGTGTCCGAACTCAACCCGCTGCTCAACGGGCTCGGCCGCGCGCTCGCCGCCGCCGTGCCGGCCGGCCTGCTGCTGTGGTGGCGCCGCGAAGCGCTGCCGACCCGCGCGCAGCTGAAAAGCCTCGCGATCACGTCGGCCGGCGTGATCATCGCGTACCCGGTGTTCTCCGCATGGGCGATGAAATCGGTACCGGCGTCGCACGGCGCGGTCGTCAACGGGCTGCAGCCGCTGTTCGTCGCACTGTACGCGGCGTGGCTGTCGCACGAGCGGCCGTCGAAGGCGTTCTGGGCCAGCGCGGTCGCGGGCAGCGCGCTCGTGATCGCGTTCGCGCTGCGCGACGGCGGCGGCACCCTGCAAGCCGGCGACGCGCTGATGCTCGTCGCGGTCGGCATCGGCGCGCTCGGCTATGCGGAAGGCGCGCGCCTCGCACGCCAGATCGGCGGCTGGCAAGTGATCTGCTGGGCGCTCGTCGTGTCGGCGCCGTTCCTCGTGCTGCCGGTCGGCTGGCTCGCGTGGATGCAGCATGCCGCGCATCCGGGCCCGCTCGCGCTGCGCACCTGGCTCGCGTTCGGCTACGTGACCCTCTTTTCGCAATTCATCGGTTTTTTCGCGTGGTACGCAGGGCTCGCGATGGGCGGTATCGCGCGCGTCGGCCAGGTGCAATTGCTGCAGATTTTCTTCACGATCGCGTTTTCGGCGCTGCTGTTCGGCGAAACGGTCACGTCGTCGACGTGGCTGTTCGCGGCCGCCGTGATCGCCACCGTGGTGCTCGGGCGCCGCTCGGCGGTCGCCACGGCCCCGCGTCCCGCTCGCGCCGGTTGA
- a CDS encoding PhzF family phenazine biosynthesis protein produces MPGRLVRFKQVDVFSSVPFKGNPLAVVFDADSLGDDAMLEIARWTNLSETTFLCSPTDPEADYRVRIFTTGGELPFAGHPTLGTAHAFLESGAQPRTPGRLIQQCGVGRVALREQAGGWAFAAPPARVTPLDRSDYAVLAAALRTDALDLDAEPCAVDNGAPWLVARLKSADACIGLSPDPVALEALTRRYGVDGLAAYAPHAEGGPATFEIRCLMTGGKFGTPGEDPVTGSANAALAGLLTRQERRPGPSYTARQGTAIGRDGRIFVSYDEDGTTWIGGDVVTVVDGTFRSPA; encoded by the coding sequence ATGCCCGGCCGTCTCGTCCGCTTCAAGCAGGTCGACGTGTTCTCGTCGGTGCCGTTCAAGGGCAATCCGCTTGCCGTGGTGTTCGACGCCGATTCGCTCGGCGACGACGCCATGCTCGAGATCGCCCGCTGGACGAACCTGTCGGAAACCACGTTCCTCTGCTCGCCGACCGATCCGGAAGCCGACTACCGCGTCCGGATCTTCACGACGGGCGGCGAACTGCCGTTCGCCGGCCACCCGACGCTCGGCACCGCGCATGCGTTCCTGGAAAGCGGCGCGCAGCCGCGCACGCCGGGCCGGCTGATCCAGCAATGCGGAGTCGGCCGGGTCGCGCTGCGCGAGCAGGCCGGCGGCTGGGCATTCGCCGCGCCGCCGGCACGCGTCACGCCGCTCGACCGTTCGGACTACGCGGTGCTGGCCGCCGCGCTGCGCACCGACGCGCTCGATCTCGATGCCGAGCCGTGCGCGGTCGACAACGGCGCGCCGTGGCTGGTCGCACGGCTGAAGTCGGCCGACGCGTGCATCGGCCTGTCGCCCGATCCGGTCGCACTCGAGGCGCTTACCCGCCGCTACGGCGTGGACGGCCTCGCCGCCTACGCGCCGCACGCCGAAGGCGGCCCCGCGACGTTCGAGATCCGTTGCCTGATGACGGGCGGCAAGTTCGGCACCCCCGGCGAGGATCCCGTCACCGGCAGCGCGAACGCCGCGCTGGCCGGGCTGCTGACGCGGCAGGAACGCCGCCCCGGCCCGTCGTATACGGCCCGCCAGGGCACGGCAATCGGCCGCGACGGCCGCATCTTCGTCAGCTACGACGAAGACGGCACGACCTGGATCGGCGGCGACGTCGTCACGGTCGTCGACGGTACCTTCCGGTCACCTGCCTGA
- a CDS encoding LysR family transcriptional regulator: MHHAPEALLAFAEAALLGSFTAAARKLGKRQSTISEAIANLEIDLGVQLFDRSTRAPTLTDAGRALLPQVQRALEASAAIDRTAARLAHGEEARLTLVVSDTYQSKRYEETLMALERRFPALELECQIAEHEDVLDLIQQGRAQLGLMAARAAYPADIGAATVAEESEIGLFVGRTHALAEYGDAEVPHAALRDVRELRLNTYVKTEGRGADDRIVVGTQHWLAPSYLMLLEMAVLGFGWAELPRWMVEHFARDRLCELRSRGWPRRVRVDAVWSRNRPLGPAGAWLLDAMLAA, from the coding sequence ATGCACCACGCCCCCGAAGCCCTGCTCGCGTTCGCCGAGGCCGCGCTGCTCGGCTCGTTCACGGCCGCCGCGCGCAAGCTCGGCAAGCGCCAGTCGACCATCTCGGAAGCCATCGCGAACCTCGAAATCGATCTCGGCGTGCAACTGTTCGACCGCTCGACTCGCGCGCCGACACTGACAGACGCCGGCCGCGCGCTACTGCCGCAGGTGCAGCGCGCGCTCGAAGCCAGTGCGGCGATCGACCGCACGGCCGCGCGGCTCGCGCATGGCGAGGAAGCGCGGCTGACACTCGTCGTGTCCGACACGTACCAGTCGAAACGTTATGAGGAAACGCTGATGGCGCTCGAACGGCGCTTTCCGGCACTCGAGCTCGAATGCCAGATCGCCGAACACGAGGACGTGCTCGACCTGATCCAGCAGGGCCGCGCGCAGCTCGGGCTGATGGCCGCGCGTGCGGCCTACCCGGCCGATATCGGCGCGGCGACGGTGGCGGAAGAATCGGAGATCGGGCTGTTCGTCGGGCGCACGCACGCGCTCGCCGAATACGGCGACGCCGAGGTCCCGCACGCGGCGCTGCGCGACGTGCGCGAACTGCGCCTCAACACCTATGTGAAAACGGAAGGCCGCGGCGCCGACGACCGAATCGTCGTCGGCACGCAGCACTGGCTGGCGCCGAGCTACCTGATGCTGCTGGAGATGGCCGTACTGGGGTTCGGCTGGGCGGAACTGCCGCGCTGGATGGTCGAGCACTTCGCACGGGATCGCCTGTGCGAGCTGCGCTCACGCGGCTGGCCGCGCCGTGTGCGGGTGGATGCGGTCTGGTCGCGCAACCGGCCGCTCGGCCCGGCCGGCGCCTGGCTGCTCGATGCGATGCTGGCCGCGTAG
- a CDS encoding PLP-dependent aminotransferase family protein, with protein MSTVPLAQIPVPHDTATLTLVDQLVQWARRRIDERVFRPGMRMPSIRKLALDKSVSRFTVVEAYERLVAQGYLDSRRGSGFYVRERTAAGPQPADSVARVAEAAPVHNTIDVVWLLRNMLHTVSPEKGPGLGYLPGRWLDGELITGALRALGRQSGAQMLGFGTAQGFLPLRQQLQTRLAEVEIGAKPEQIVLVSGITQAIDLISRIYMRPGDAVIVGDPAWFQMFGRFAAQGAQLVGMPYTPDGPDLDALETLVQMWRPKMLVINSVLQNPTGTSLSAAQAFRILKLAEAYDFLVVEDDVYGDLCPPSYPATRLASLDQLKRVIYLGSYSKTLAANLRVGYVACAPEIAKAVTDQKMLVGMTTPELNERVLYKILTEGHYRRHVERLRARLDGVRDKTARMLERTGLGLFTMPAAGMFLWADTGVDSDALAAVAHEAGFLLTPGSLFSPQQSPSTWMRFNVANCGDPALPGLLAGYIDSAVRRAS; from the coding sequence ATGTCCACCGTCCCACTCGCCCAGATTCCCGTGCCGCACGACACGGCCACGCTCACGCTCGTCGACCAGTTGGTCCAGTGGGCGCGGCGGCGCATCGACGAACGCGTGTTTCGTCCCGGCATGCGGATGCCGTCGATCCGCAAGCTCGCGCTCGACAAGAGCGTGTCGCGCTTCACGGTCGTCGAGGCGTACGAGCGCCTCGTCGCGCAGGGCTACCTCGACTCGCGGCGCGGCTCGGGCTTCTACGTGCGCGAACGCACGGCCGCCGGCCCGCAGCCGGCCGACAGCGTCGCGCGCGTGGCCGAGGCCGCGCCCGTGCACAACACGATCGACGTCGTCTGGTTGCTGCGCAACATGTTGCATACCGTCAGCCCGGAAAAGGGCCCCGGCCTCGGCTACCTGCCGGGCCGCTGGCTCGACGGCGAGCTGATCACCGGCGCGCTGCGTGCGCTCGGGCGCCAGTCGGGCGCGCAGATGCTCGGCTTCGGCACCGCGCAGGGCTTCCTGCCGCTGCGCCAGCAACTGCAGACGCGCCTCGCCGAAGTCGAGATCGGCGCGAAGCCCGAACAGATCGTGCTCGTATCGGGGATCACGCAGGCGATCGACCTGATTTCGCGGATCTACATGCGCCCGGGCGATGCGGTGATCGTTGGCGATCCCGCCTGGTTCCAGATGTTCGGCCGCTTCGCGGCGCAGGGCGCGCAGCTCGTCGGGATGCCGTACACGCCGGATGGCCCCGACCTCGACGCGCTCGAGACGCTGGTGCAGATGTGGCGGCCGAAGATGCTCGTGATCAACTCGGTGCTGCAGAACCCGACCGGCACGTCGCTGTCGGCCGCGCAGGCGTTCCGGATCCTGAAGCTCGCGGAAGCGTACGACTTCCTCGTCGTCGAGGACGACGTGTACGGCGACCTGTGCCCGCCGAGCTATCCGGCGACGCGCCTTGCGAGCCTCGACCAGTTGAAGCGCGTGATCTACCTCGGCAGCTATTCGAAGACGCTCGCGGCGAACCTGCGGGTCGGCTACGTGGCCTGCGCGCCGGAGATCGCGAAGGCCGTCACCGACCAGAAGATGCTGGTCGGGATGACGACGCCCGAGCTCAACGAGCGCGTGCTGTACAAGATCCTGACCGAAGGGCATTACCGGCGCCACGTCGAGCGGCTGCGCGCGCGGCTCGACGGCGTGCGCGACAAGACCGCGCGGATGCTCGAGCGCACGGGGCTCGGGTTGTTCACGATGCCGGCGGCCGGGATGTTCCTGTGGGCCGACACGGGCGTCGATTCGGACGCGCTCGCGGCGGTCGCGCACGAGGCCGGCTTCCTGCTGACGCCGGGCAGCCTGTTCTCGCCGCAGCAATCGCCGTCGACGTGGATGCGCTTCAATGTCGCGAACTGCGGCGATCCGGCGCTGCCGGGGCTGCTGGCAGGCTATATCGACTCGGCCGTGCGGCGCGCGTCGTGA
- a CDS encoding RidA family protein translates to MANVYDKLKSLGIELPTAGAPAAAYVMSAQSGNTVYLSGHIAKKDGKVWAGKLGADLQTEDGKAAARSIAIDLLATLHAHTGDLNKVTRIVKLMSLVNSTLDFTEQHVVTNGASELIAEVFGDAGKHARSAFGVAQIPLGACVEIELIAEVA, encoded by the coding sequence ATGGCTAACGTCTACGACAAACTGAAGTCGCTCGGCATCGAGCTCCCGACCGCCGGCGCCCCGGCTGCCGCCTACGTGATGAGCGCGCAAAGCGGCAACACGGTGTACCTGTCGGGCCACATCGCGAAGAAAGACGGCAAGGTCTGGGCCGGCAAGCTCGGCGCGGATCTGCAGACGGAAGACGGCAAGGCCGCCGCCCGCTCGATCGCGATCGACCTGCTCGCGACGCTGCACGCGCACACCGGCGACCTGAACAAGGTCACGCGCATCGTGAAGCTGATGAGCCTCGTCAACTCGACGCTCGACTTCACCGAACAGCACGTCGTGACGAACGGCGCGTCGGAACTGATCGCCGAAGTGTTCGGCGACGCAGGCAAGCACGCGCGCTCGGCCTTCGGCGTCGCGCAGATCCCGCTCGGCGCGTGCGTCGAGATCGAGCTGATCGCCGAAGTTGCGTAA
- a CDS encoding bifunctional diguanylate cyclase/phosphodiesterase, protein MSSARSNHTPPNRPLRAPRKSRRRALFAIPLLGMLALALLWAVIIARLSVEKDSAYKEAAASAAILSSALEQHTVKAIHQVDQITRFVKFEFEKSPGRFNLASAVEKGVVPSDTLIQVSLVNAKGILFANTAELHPQPINLSDREHFKVHLAHNDDRLFISKPVLGRVSSHWTLQMTRRLNNPDGSFAGIVVVSEDPSYFTNDFYNNAAIGKEGVIAVVSDTGTVLARRTGSLNNAPGAFSASGVYPIAERVTGTIIDPIDGVTRIVSYRHLDGYPLAVMVGLSQTEEFADYYHTRNVYLLMTSFITLAMLAFFGVATGLIGKLLGREREMTQLAEYDLLTGLANRYATLRGLRNDVSMPTSLSRLGLLFIDLDNFKTVNDTLGHNAGDIVLQMTASRLADAVGDEGSLARIGGDEFVVVMKGDDVERRAVRLAEAIIRMFGEPFDVRGSSFVLHASIGIALHTVANESEIDLLKKADLAMYSAKDAGKNCYQFYAPHLSHRADHLMRWEQQLRVALAEGQLFLAYQPKIDLTHRYITGFEALARWDHPEHGIISANEFISIAESTGLIVPIGDFVIRTACEQIARWRDEGHDTLTLAVNISPVQFWRGDLIETISRTLLETGIDANRLELEITETAMMEYPELVSEKIVALKKLGIRIALDDFGTGYSSLSYLHRFSVDTLKVDRSFVQAIPNDRSVCVMVSSIVHLARSLGLTVVVEGTETEEQITWLSALGEIEAQGFLFSRPVPADAIPALIARFGVRGHHPNVIAHRATGSTGA, encoded by the coding sequence ATGAGCTCCGCCCGGTCCAACCACACGCCGCCGAACCGGCCGCTACGCGCGCCGCGCAAATCGCGCCGGCGTGCGCTATTTGCGATCCCGTTGCTCGGGATGCTGGCGCTCGCGCTGCTGTGGGCCGTGATCATCGCGCGGCTGTCGGTGGAAAAGGACAGCGCCTACAAGGAAGCGGCCGCCTCCGCTGCGATCCTCTCTTCAGCGCTCGAGCAGCATACGGTCAAGGCGATCCACCAGGTCGACCAGATCACCCGCTTCGTCAAGTTCGAGTTCGAGAAGTCGCCCGGGCGCTTCAATCTCGCGAGCGCCGTCGAGAAAGGCGTCGTGCCGAGCGACACGCTGATCCAGGTGTCGCTGGTCAACGCGAAGGGCATCCTGTTCGCGAACACGGCCGAGCTGCATCCGCAGCCGATCAACCTGTCCGACCGCGAGCACTTCAAGGTCCACCTCGCGCACAACGACGATCGCCTCTTCATCAGCAAACCCGTGCTCGGCCGCGTGTCGAGCCACTGGACGCTGCAGATGACGCGGCGCCTGAACAATCCGGACGGCAGTTTCGCGGGCATCGTCGTCGTGTCGGAAGACCCGAGCTACTTCACGAACGACTTCTACAACAACGCGGCGATCGGCAAGGAAGGCGTGATCGCGGTGGTGTCCGACACGGGCACCGTGCTCGCGCGGCGCACGGGTTCGCTGAACAACGCGCCGGGCGCGTTTTCGGCATCGGGCGTCTACCCGATCGCCGAGCGCGTGACGGGCACGATCATCGACCCGATCGACGGTGTGACGCGCATCGTGTCGTACCGCCACCTCGACGGCTACCCGCTCGCGGTGATGGTCGGGCTGTCGCAGACGGAAGAGTTCGCGGACTACTACCACACGCGCAACGTCTACCTGCTGATGACGAGCTTCATCACGCTCGCGATGCTCGCGTTCTTCGGCGTCGCGACGGGCCTGATCGGCAAGCTGCTCGGCCGCGAGCGCGAGATGACGCAGCTCGCCGAATACGACCTGCTCACCGGCCTTGCGAACCGCTATGCGACGCTGCGCGGGCTGCGCAACGACGTGTCGATGCCGACGAGCCTGTCGCGGCTCGGCCTGCTGTTCATCGATCTCGACAACTTCAAGACCGTCAACGACACGCTCGGCCACAACGCCGGCGACATTGTGCTGCAAATGACCGCGTCGCGCCTGGCCGATGCGGTCGGCGACGAAGGCTCGCTCGCGCGCATCGGCGGCGACGAGTTCGTCGTCGTGATGAAGGGCGACGACGTCGAGCGACGCGCGGTGCGGCTCGCGGAAGCGATCATCCGGATGTTCGGCGAGCCGTTCGACGTGCGCGGCAGTTCGTTCGTGCTGCATGCGAGCATCGGCATCGCGCTGCACACCGTCGCCAACGAAAGCGAGATCGACCTGCTGAAGAAGGCCGACCTCGCGATGTACAGCGCGAAGGACGCCGGCAAGAACTGCTACCAGTTCTATGCGCCGCACCTGTCGCACCGTGCCGATCACCTGATGCGCTGGGAACAGCAATTGCGCGTTGCGCTCGCAGAGGGGCAACTGTTCCTCGCATACCAGCCGAAGATCGATCTCACGCATCGCTACATCACCGGCTTCGAAGCACTCGCGCGCTGGGATCATCCCGAGCACGGGATCATCTCCGCGAACGAATTCATTTCGATCGCCGAATCGACGGGCCTGATCGTGCCGATCGGCGACTTCGTGATCCGCACCGCATGCGAGCAGATCGCGCGCTGGCGCGACGAGGGCCACGACACGCTGACGCTCGCGGTCAACATCTCGCCCGTGCAGTTCTGGCGCGGCGACCTGATCGAGACGATCTCACGCACGCTGCTGGAAACCGGCATCGACGCGAACCGGCTCGAACTCGAGATCACCGAAACCGCGATGATGGAATATCCGGAACTCGTGTCCGAGAAGATCGTCGCGTTGAAGAAGCTCGGCATCCGCATCGCGCTCGACGATTTCGGCACCGGCTATTCATCGCTGTCGTACCTGCACCGCTTCTCGGTCGACACGCTGAAGGTCGACCGCTCGTTCGTGCAGGCCATCCCGAACGATCGCAGCGTGTGCGTGATGGTGTCGTCGATCGTGCATCTCGCCCGCTCGCTCGGCCTGACCGTCGTCGTCGAAGGCACGGAAACCGAAGAGCAGATCACGTGGCTGTCCGCGCTCGGCGAGATCGAGGCGCAGGGCTTCCTGTTCTCGCGCCCGGTGCCGGCCGATGCGATTCCCGCGCTGATCGCGCGCTTCGGCGTGCGCGGCCACCATCCGAACGTCATCGCGCATCGCGCGACGGGCAGCACGGGCGCCTGA